Proteins from a single region of Mus pahari chromosome 2, PAHARI_EIJ_v1.1, whole genome shotgun sequence:
- the Tspan33 gene encoding tetraspanin-33 isoform X4, with product MGTLSVSQDVCIIEDEGDSAGEFLVEVISMVMVAVGVYARLMKHAAALACLAVDPAILLIVVGVLMFLLTFCGCIGSLRENICLLQTFSLCLTIVFLLQLAAGILGFVFSDKARGKVSEIINNAIVHYRDDLDLQNLIDFGQKKFSCCGGISYKDWSQNMYFNCSEDNPSRERCSVPYSCCLPTPNQAVINTMCGQGMQDLNYLEASKVIYTNGCIDKLVNWIHSNLFLLGGVALGLAIPQLVGILLSQVLVNQIKDQIKLQLYNQQHRADPWY from the exons atggggacaCTATCTGTCTCACAAGATGTTTGTATTATAGAGGATGAAGGAGACAGTGCTGGAGAGTTTCTCGTGGAG GTAATTTCCATGGTCATGGTGGCCGTGGGGGTCTATGCCAGGCTGATGAAGCATGCAG CAGCCTTGGCTTGTCTGGCGGTGGACCCTGCTATCCTGCTGATCGTGGTGGGCGTCCTCATGTTCCTGCTCACCTTCTGCGGCTGCATTGGATCCCTGCGGGAGAACATCTGCCTTCTGCAGACA ttctccctctgcctcaccaTCGTGTTCCTGCTGCAACTGGCTGCTGGCATCCTGGGCTTCGTCTTCTCAGACAAG GCTCGGGGAAAAGTGAGTGAGATCATCAACAATGCTATCGTGCATTATCGAGATGACCTGGATCTGCAGAACCTCATTGACTTTGGCCAGAAGAAG TTCAGTTGCTGCGGAGGGATCTCCTACAAAGACTGGTCTCAGAATATGTACTTCAACTGCTCGGAGGACAACCCTAGCCGGGAGCGCTGCTCTGTGCCTTATTCCTGTTGCTTGCCCACCCCTAACCAG GCAGTGATCAACACGATGTGTGGCCAAGGTATGCAGGATCTGAACTACTTGGAAGCCAGTAAGGTCATCTACACCAACGGCTGTATTGACAAGTTGGTCAACTGGATACATAGCAACCTGTTCCTGCTTGGTGGTGTGGCACTAGGCCTGGCCATCCCCCAG CTGGTGGGAATCCTGCTGTCCCAGGTCCTTGTGAATCAAATAAAAGATCAGATCAAGCTACAGCTCTACAACCAGCAGCACCGAGCTGACCCATGGTACTGA
- the Tspan33 gene encoding tetraspanin-33 isoform X3, which translates to MGTLSVSQDVCIIEDEGDSAGEFLVEVISMVMVAVGVYARLMKHAEAALACLAVDPAILLIVVGVLMFLLTFCGCIGSLRENICLLQTFSLCLTIVFLLQLAAGILGFVFSDKARGKVSEIINNAIVHYRDDLDLQNLIDFGQKKFSCCGGISYKDWSQNMYFNCSEDNPSRERCSVPYSCCLPTPNQAVINTMCGQGMQDLNYLEASKVIYTNGCIDKLVNWIHSNLFLLGGVALGLAIPQLVGILLSQVLVNQIKDQIKLQLYNQQHRADPWY; encoded by the exons atggggacaCTATCTGTCTCACAAGATGTTTGTATTATAGAGGATGAAGGAGACAGTGCTGGAGAGTTTCTCGTGGAG GTAATTTCCATGGTCATGGTGGCCGTGGGGGTCTATGCCAGGCTGATGAAGCATGCAG AAGCAGCCTTGGCTTGTCTGGCGGTGGACCCTGCTATCCTGCTGATCGTGGTGGGCGTCCTCATGTTCCTGCTCACCTTCTGCGGCTGCATTGGATCCCTGCGGGAGAACATCTGCCTTCTGCAGACA ttctccctctgcctcaccaTCGTGTTCCTGCTGCAACTGGCTGCTGGCATCCTGGGCTTCGTCTTCTCAGACAAG GCTCGGGGAAAAGTGAGTGAGATCATCAACAATGCTATCGTGCATTATCGAGATGACCTGGATCTGCAGAACCTCATTGACTTTGGCCAGAAGAAG TTCAGTTGCTGCGGAGGGATCTCCTACAAAGACTGGTCTCAGAATATGTACTTCAACTGCTCGGAGGACAACCCTAGCCGGGAGCGCTGCTCTGTGCCTTATTCCTGTTGCTTGCCCACCCCTAACCAG GCAGTGATCAACACGATGTGTGGCCAAGGTATGCAGGATCTGAACTACTTGGAAGCCAGTAAGGTCATCTACACCAACGGCTGTATTGACAAGTTGGTCAACTGGATACATAGCAACCTGTTCCTGCTTGGTGGTGTGGCACTAGGCCTGGCCATCCCCCAG CTGGTGGGAATCCTGCTGTCCCAGGTCCTTGTGAATCAAATAAAAGATCAGATCAAGCTACAGCTCTACAACCAGCAGCACCGAGCTGACCCATGGTACTGA
- the Tspan33 gene encoding tetraspanin-33 isoform X2, which produces MARRPGVPAAYGEEFSFVSPLVKYLLFFFNMLFWVISMVMVAVGVYARLMKHAAALACLAVDPAILLIVVGVLMFLLTFCGCIGSLRENICLLQTFSLCLTIVFLLQLAAGILGFVFSDKARGKVSEIINNAIVHYRDDLDLQNLIDFGQKKFSCCGGISYKDWSQNMYFNCSEDNPSRERCSVPYSCCLPTPNQAVINTMCGQGMQDLNYLEASKVIYTNGCIDKLVNWIHSNLFLLGGVALGLAIPQLVGILLSQVLVNQIKDQIKLQLYNQQHRADPWY; this is translated from the exons ATGGCGCGGAGACCTGGCGTGCCGGCTGCCTACGGGGAGGAGTTCTCCTTCGTCAGTCCGCTGGTGAAATACCTGCTCTTCTTCTTCAACATGCTCTTCTGG GTAATTTCCATGGTCATGGTGGCCGTGGGGGTCTATGCCAGGCTGATGAAGCATGCAG CAGCCTTGGCTTGTCTGGCGGTGGACCCTGCTATCCTGCTGATCGTGGTGGGCGTCCTCATGTTCCTGCTCACCTTCTGCGGCTGCATTGGATCCCTGCGGGAGAACATCTGCCTTCTGCAGACA ttctccctctgcctcaccaTCGTGTTCCTGCTGCAACTGGCTGCTGGCATCCTGGGCTTCGTCTTCTCAGACAAG GCTCGGGGAAAAGTGAGTGAGATCATCAACAATGCTATCGTGCATTATCGAGATGACCTGGATCTGCAGAACCTCATTGACTTTGGCCAGAAGAAG TTCAGTTGCTGCGGAGGGATCTCCTACAAAGACTGGTCTCAGAATATGTACTTCAACTGCTCGGAGGACAACCCTAGCCGGGAGCGCTGCTCTGTGCCTTATTCCTGTTGCTTGCCCACCCCTAACCAG GCAGTGATCAACACGATGTGTGGCCAAGGTATGCAGGATCTGAACTACTTGGAAGCCAGTAAGGTCATCTACACCAACGGCTGTATTGACAAGTTGGTCAACTGGATACATAGCAACCTGTTCCTGCTTGGTGGTGTGGCACTAGGCCTGGCCATCCCCCAG CTGGTGGGAATCCTGCTGTCCCAGGTCCTTGTGAATCAAATAAAAGATCAGATCAAGCTACAGCTCTACAACCAGCAGCACCGAGCTGACCCATGGTACTGA
- the Tspan33 gene encoding tetraspanin-33 isoform X1 — translation MARRPGVPAAYGEEFSFVSPLVKYLLFFFNMLFWVISMVMVAVGVYARLMKHAEAALACLAVDPAILLIVVGVLMFLLTFCGCIGSLRENICLLQTFSLCLTIVFLLQLAAGILGFVFSDKARGKVSEIINNAIVHYRDDLDLQNLIDFGQKKFSCCGGISYKDWSQNMYFNCSEDNPSRERCSVPYSCCLPTPNQAVINTMCGQGMQDLNYLEASKVIYTNGCIDKLVNWIHSNLFLLGGVALGLAIPQLVGILLSQVLVNQIKDQIKLQLYNQQHRADPWY, via the exons ATGGCGCGGAGACCTGGCGTGCCGGCTGCCTACGGGGAGGAGTTCTCCTTCGTCAGTCCGCTGGTGAAATACCTGCTCTTCTTCTTCAACATGCTCTTCTGG GTAATTTCCATGGTCATGGTGGCCGTGGGGGTCTATGCCAGGCTGATGAAGCATGCAG AAGCAGCCTTGGCTTGTCTGGCGGTGGACCCTGCTATCCTGCTGATCGTGGTGGGCGTCCTCATGTTCCTGCTCACCTTCTGCGGCTGCATTGGATCCCTGCGGGAGAACATCTGCCTTCTGCAGACA ttctccctctgcctcaccaTCGTGTTCCTGCTGCAACTGGCTGCTGGCATCCTGGGCTTCGTCTTCTCAGACAAG GCTCGGGGAAAAGTGAGTGAGATCATCAACAATGCTATCGTGCATTATCGAGATGACCTGGATCTGCAGAACCTCATTGACTTTGGCCAGAAGAAG TTCAGTTGCTGCGGAGGGATCTCCTACAAAGACTGGTCTCAGAATATGTACTTCAACTGCTCGGAGGACAACCCTAGCCGGGAGCGCTGCTCTGTGCCTTATTCCTGTTGCTTGCCCACCCCTAACCAG GCAGTGATCAACACGATGTGTGGCCAAGGTATGCAGGATCTGAACTACTTGGAAGCCAGTAAGGTCATCTACACCAACGGCTGTATTGACAAGTTGGTCAACTGGATACATAGCAACCTGTTCCTGCTTGGTGGTGTGGCACTAGGCCTGGCCATCCCCCAG CTGGTGGGAATCCTGCTGTCCCAGGTCCTTGTGAATCAAATAAAAGATCAGATCAAGCTACAGCTCTACAACCAGCAGCACCGAGCTGACCCATGGTACTGA